Genomic DNA from Podospora pseudoanserina strain CBS 124.78 chromosome 4, whole genome shotgun sequence:
TCGCTGTTGAAAagcgagaaagagaagaagaaaaaagacactTTTCcagttcccccctcccaagaaTCTTTCCCTTCGTGATCGATGAAACCTGTGAAAAACCGTTGAATCGGCAATGTGTGCTGTTTAGGTGGATATACATTGGTGTGTTTGCGTGTGTGTGCATGAATGtttatggtggtggtggttggtatCGTTGTGGTATCGAATAAAAAACAGTGCCGCGTCGTCGTGCTGTCTCATGTAGGACTGTCGCTTAGTTCTAGAGACAAGAAAGAAATCCCCGCTTATTTATAGAGGCGGTCGAGCATCATGTCCTTTCCCTGCTACTTATTCTCAGTTAGCTCCGGTGTTGCTGAAAGCACATGCTGGTTCAGATTCCAAGTTGGCCGCTGGGTTCGACTACATTTTCCTGAAGGTTGACAACGAGCTGGTGCAGACAACGCTTTGTTGCGGCGTCATCCCGAAGGACGGCGGCAAAAGTGTTGTCTCGCAGAGGCTCTGGGAGGCACTGACGCAACGCCTCACGGGCTCTCGCATTATCGCTCAACCTGTTGCGCACCTAGTCAGCGTGACGCTGGTAGACAGCGACCAAGGAGTACTCACCTAAGGAAGCATCGCACAACATGCTTCAGGAGCCTAGCCGTTTGCTGTTCGACAAGCTGGCCCACCATGTTGCTCAACACTGTCCCGACCGCATAGAATCGCTCGTATGTGGCGCAAATATAGTTGAGGCCGTTGTCGTCGAGCAGAATCTTCTGGACAATGAAAATCGCCACCGTCTTGCTGAGCTCGGACCCCGTCTCCATGATGCGAAGACAGAGAGGAATGATCTCGGTGGTCAACAGGAAGTTGATCACCTCAGTCGAGTCATTCTTAACCAGCGCACCGATCACTCCCAACGACGTGAGCCGCAAGTATTCGAACGGCCTAGACTTGGAGGTTGTGTTGAGGAACGGATACAGGAAAAGAGGAATATGAGCTGGAGGGTATGTCAGCAAGCATATCAAAAAACAATAAACTATAGCCGGCGCGCCTTACCGCTTAGGAACAATGTGCGTGTCTCGTTGTGCGACGCAACACACTGGAGGAGAGCCAGCGCGTTGCACACTCTGTTGGAAGCCGCCGCAGTGAGTTGCGATGGGTTCAACAAGCTGTACACGCTGATGATCTCCTGAAGGAGCGAGGTCATGACGCCTAATGTCACTTGTTAGCCTAAAGTATGccagagaaaagagaggcgAAGATATCCTACCAAACGAGTGCCACAAGATAAGTGCCAACTCGGGTACCTGTTCCCGCTTCTTGCTGAGCTCCAACAAGGCCGCCTCGCGCGTGTTCTCATCAAGCAGATCGGCGATGTACTGCAGTGTCCGTCTATTGTCCT
This window encodes:
- the rcd1 gene encoding RNA-binding protein, CCR4-NOT complex subunit Rcd1 (EggNog:ENOG503NWKG; BUSCO:EOG09263Q8J; COG:S), coding for MMPNPHVYGHHQYPQADSAWMHQQTSHQHHVQAAAQGAVNVAQQQYHNRLAGAHNGVNALAQSHAQESSLDASVSEDNRRTLQYIADLLDENTREAALLELSKKREQVPELALILWHSFGVMTSLLQEIISVYSLLNPSQLTAAASNRVCNALALLQCVASHNETRTLFLSAHIPLFLYPFLNTTSKSRPFEYLRLTSLGVIGALVKNDSTEVINFLLTTEIIPLCLRIMETGSELSKTVAIFIVQKILLDDNGLNYICATYERFYAVGTVLSNMVGQLVEQQTARLLKHVVRCFLRLSDNARAREALRQCLPEPLRDNTFAAVLRDDAATKRCLHQLVVNLQENVVEPSGQLGI